A DNA window from Mycoplasmopsis pullorum contains the following coding sequences:
- a CDS encoding ABC transporter permease, producing the protein MSIISTVICSSFFIFCILFLGTLSGIFSERAGIVNIAINGFIIFGATMYALITYIFTDKFGNQTAISPWWQILTSPLAALLTGAFAMVFGYTTIKLKSDQTISGFAMNVLVAGIALLIFLSIRSAQGEGHVVSFRKTNELAIGKSFTNISNLISYKTFVVIAIGIAAFFALKFTRWGVRFRSVGENPQASDVAGINVLKMKWQGIFISGFIAGMAGAIYSQIRIDTVSTTGDVQGLGFLALAIMITSQWKVHWAALISLMFALLYGFSYYGITSIQALNNLKIRELFYTLPFFTTLVIMIFTSKRSFGPAAAGIPYDKSQR; encoded by the coding sequence ATGTCAATAATTAGTACAGTCATTTGTTCATCATTTTTTATCTTTTGTATCTTGTTTTTAGGAACTTTATCAGGAATTTTTAGTGAACGTGCTGGTATTGTTAATATTGCAATCAATGGATTTATTATCTTTGGTGCAACAATGTATGCATTAATTACTTATATTTTTACTGATAAATTCGGTAATCAAACAGCTATTTCTCCATGATGACAAATTCTTACTTCACCGCTAGCGGCATTACTAACTGGTGCCTTTGCTATGGTTTTTGGTTATACTACCATCAAATTAAAATCAGATCAAACAATTTCAGGTTTTGCTATGAATGTACTAGTTGCTGGAATTGCTTTACTTATTTTTCTTTCGATTCGTAGTGCTCAAGGTGAAGGACATGTTGTTAGCTTTAGAAAAACAAATGAACTTGCGATTGGAAAAAGTTTTACCAATATCTCAAACTTAATCAGCTACAAAACTTTTGTCGTTATTGCTATTGGTATTGCAGCATTCTTTGCATTAAAATTCACTCGTTGAGGTGTGCGTTTTCGTTCGGTTGGAGAAAATCCACAAGCTTCAGACGTAGCTGGAATTAATGTTTTAAAAATGAAATGACAAGGTATTTTCATCTCAGGATTTATTGCTGGAATGGCTGGAGCAATTTACTCGCAAATTCGTATTGATACTGTATCAACCACCGGTGATGTCCAAGGTCTTGGTTTCCTAGCTTTAGCAATTATGATTACGTCACAATGAAAAGTGCACTGAGCAGCATTAATTTCATTAATGTTTGCATTATTATACGGATTCAGTTACTACGGAATTACTTCTATTCAAGCACTGAACAACTTAAAAATTCGTGAATTGTTCTACACATTACCATTTTTCACAACACTCGTGATTATGATTTTTACATCAAAACGTTCCTTTGGGCCAGCTGCAGCTGGGATTCCATATGACAAATCGCAACGCTAA
- the rplT gene encoding 50S ribosomal protein L20 encodes MARVKGGTVTRARRKKWLKLAKGYFGHKSIGYKVAKQAVVKSWTYAFRDRKQVKRDFRKLWIARINAATRAHGMSYSRFINGLKQANVTINRKMLSELAINEPKTFEMLIQLAQGK; translated from the coding sequence ATGGCAAGAGTTAAAGGTGGAACCGTTACAAGAGCAAGACGTAAAAAATGATTAAAATTAGCTAAAGGATACTTTGGACACAAATCAATCGGTTACAAAGTTGCAAAACAAGCTGTTGTTAAATCATGAACATACGCTTTTAGAGACCGTAAACAAGTTAAAAGAGACTTCCGTAAATTATGAATCGCACGTATTAATGCTGCAACTAGAGCACACGGAATGAGCTACTCAAGATTTATTAACGGATTAAAACAAGCTAATGTTACTATTAACCGTAAAATGCTTTCAGAATTAGCTATTAACGAACCTAAAACATTCGAAATGTTAATTCAATTAGCACAAGGAAAATAA
- the rpmI gene encoding 50S ribosomal protein L35 translates to MPKMKTKSALKKRIKITGTGKVLREQAFRSHLAQNKTTKQKRHARKAALMSRSDIKRFKAMF, encoded by the coding sequence ATGCCAAAAATGAAAACCAAAAGTGCGTTAAAAAAACGTATTAAAATTACAGGAACAGGTAAAGTTTTAAGAGAACAAGCTTTCCGTTCACATTTAGCACAAAACAAAACTACTAAACAAAAACGTCACGCTCGTAAAGCTGCTTTAATGTCACGTTCAGACATTAAAAGATTCAAAGCAATGTTTTAG
- the pfkA gene encoding 6-phosphofructokinase → MRKIAVLTSGGDAPGMNSALRAIIKSAKANGLEAFVVYEGYKGLYEGNIVPADTINFDAYNNLGGTVIYSARFPEFKNPEVRQVAINNLKSKDIDALVVIGGDGSYMGAQLLHEAGVKTVGLPGTIDNDIASSDFTIGYDTALNIVVDAIDKIRDTATSHRRIMVVEVMGNQCGDLALWSGLATGAEIISTSENTLSVEEIVQQASELAKDLSRRSIMIVVSEKRYNIAELAKEIEKATKWETRPTSLGHIQRGGRPSAQERISAALMGIKAVEFLLEGQSGIAIGIIKGDVVANPILEALSMHSPAKAKAVERANKFNKLNKIK, encoded by the coding sequence ATGAGAAAAATAGCTGTATTAACCTCTGGTGGTGATGCTCCAGGTATGAACTCTGCTCTAAGAGCAATCATTAAAAGTGCTAAAGCAAACGGTTTGGAAGCTTTTGTAGTTTACGAAGGATATAAAGGACTTTACGAAGGAAATATTGTACCAGCTGATACAATCAATTTCGATGCATATAATAATTTAGGTGGGACTGTAATTTATTCTGCTCGTTTTCCAGAATTTAAAAACCCTGAAGTGCGTCAAGTAGCTATTAACAACTTAAAATCAAAAGACATTGATGCCTTGGTTGTTATTGGTGGTGACGGCAGCTACATGGGAGCACAACTCTTGCATGAAGCTGGGGTTAAAACTGTTGGTCTACCAGGGACAATCGACAATGATATTGCTTCAAGTGATTTCACAATCGGATACGATACTGCTTTAAATATTGTTGTTGATGCAATTGATAAAATTCGCGATACAGCAACTAGTCACCGTAGAATTATGGTAGTCGAAGTGATGGGGAATCAATGTGGTGACTTAGCACTTTGAAGCGGACTTGCTACTGGTGCTGAAATTATTTCAACTAGCGAAAACACTTTAAGTGTTGAAGAGATTGTTCAACAAGCTTCTGAATTAGCTAAAGACTTATCAAGACGTTCAATTATGATTGTTGTTTCAGAAAAAAGATACAACATCGCTGAATTAGCAAAAGAAATTGAAAAAGCTACTAAATGAGAAACTCGTCCAACAAGTTTGGGACACATTCAACGTGGTGGACGTCCAAGTGCTCAAGAAAGAATTAGTGCCGCATTAATGGGGATTAAAGCTGTTGAATTCTTATTAGAGGGACAAAGTGGAATCGCGATCGGAATCATTAAAGGCGATGTTGTTGCAAATCCAATTTTAGAAGCATTAAGTATGCACTCTCCAGCTAAAGCTAAAGCAGTTGAACGTGCAAACAAATTTAATAAATTAAACAAAATCAAATAA
- a CDS encoding ABC transporter ATP-binding protein translates to MKEINAIEFVDLSKSFGSIKANQNISFAVKKGTIHALIGENGAGKSTLMSILFGLYEPDSGYIKVNGQQVSITGPNDAKKLNIGMVHQHFKLVNVYTNLENVILGVEPKRKNSPGVIDYAPAIEKIKTIQNVFKLDFDLNNKSSNEAVSTRQKVEIMKMLYQDSEILIFDEPTAVLTDQEIQGLLETFRLFKKQGKTIIFISHKLNEIKEVADYATVLRHGKVTGNFKVSDVSIEQMAQMMVGSNITHAANTDRGQNISDEVLFEMKNVSTKSAKPLRDFSLKVHAGEIVAIAGVEGNGQQDLEYVVSGLMNPLKQEGVDSQINLKKTELIKRKFDLFFSNKVKKLYFKTLVLFFLICLLVASIIVVAITKNQLFKMMFITYIVVFALIIIGFGLVLTLEFIKMSKLKKLKDNEYIDLKDYSTFERSQMGLSYIPSDRHKHGLVLDFKISENTQLRRLWDKTLQFFGIFKIKNIKNEFNSIKDKYDVRGTKNGISQARSLSGGNQQKFIVGREMNSEHDFILILQPTRGLDVGAIQNIHQNILEERAKGKGILLISYELDEVLSLADRIVIINNGRNVLNKKAYEVDRTEIGVYMSKHNNEQGGQ, encoded by the coding sequence ATGAAAGAAATTAATGCAATTGAATTTGTTGATTTGTCCAAATCTTTCGGTTCAATTAAAGCGAATCAAAATATTTCTTTTGCTGTTAAAAAAGGAACTATTCATGCTTTAATTGGTGAAAATGGAGCTGGTAAAAGCACTTTGATGTCGATTCTTTTTGGTTTATATGAACCAGATAGTGGATATATTAAAGTTAATGGTCAACAAGTTAGTATTACCGGACCTAACGATGCTAAGAAACTCAACATTGGTATGGTTCACCAACATTTTAAATTAGTTAATGTTTATACTAATTTAGAAAATGTTATTCTTGGTGTTGAACCAAAACGCAAAAATTCTCCTGGTGTTATTGACTATGCTCCTGCTATTGAAAAAATCAAAACAATTCAAAATGTTTTTAAATTGGATTTTGATTTAAACAATAAAAGTAGTAATGAAGCAGTTTCAACTCGTCAAAAAGTTGAGATTATGAAGATGCTTTATCAAGATTCTGAAATTTTGATTTTTGATGAACCTACAGCGGTTTTAACAGACCAAGAAATTCAGGGTTTACTCGAAACCTTTAGATTGTTTAAAAAACAAGGTAAAACAATTATTTTCATTTCACATAAACTAAACGAAATTAAAGAAGTTGCAGATTATGCAACTGTATTAAGACACGGAAAAGTAACAGGAAACTTTAAAGTTTCTGATGTTTCAATTGAGCAAATGGCTCAAATGATGGTCGGAAGCAACATTACTCATGCCGCTAACACTGATCGTGGACAAAATATCAGTGACGAAGTTTTATTTGAAATGAAAAATGTTTCGACTAAATCTGCAAAACCTTTAAGAGATTTTAGTCTTAAAGTGCATGCTGGTGAAATTGTTGCTATTGCCGGAGTTGAGGGAAATGGTCAACAAGATTTAGAATATGTGGTTAGCGGATTGATGAATCCACTTAAACAAGAAGGTGTTGATAGTCAAATTAACTTGAAAAAAACCGAGTTAATTAAACGTAAATTTGACTTATTCTTTTCAAATAAAGTTAAAAAACTCTACTTTAAAACATTAGTTTTATTTTTCTTAATTTGTTTATTAGTCGCTTCTATAATTGTTGTCGCCATAACAAAAAATCAATTATTTAAAATGATGTTTATCACCTATATAGTAGTTTTTGCCTTGATTATTATAGGTTTTGGACTTGTTTTAACTCTTGAGTTCATCAAAATGAGCAAATTGAAAAAACTCAAGGACAACGAATATATTGATCTTAAAGATTATTCTACTTTTGAGCGTTCGCAAATGGGATTATCATATATTCCAAGCGACCGTCACAAACACGGTTTAGTTTTGGATTTCAAAATCTCTGAGAATACTCAACTTAGACGTCTTTGAGACAAGACACTACAATTTTTTGGTATTTTTAAAATCAAAAATATTAAAAATGAATTTAATTCAATTAAAGATAAATACGATGTACGTGGTACTAAAAATGGTATTTCACAAGCACGTAGTTTATCAGGTGGAAACCAACAAAAATTTATTGTCGGAAGAGAAATGAATAGTGAACACGATTTCATTTTAATTCTACAACCTACACGTGGATTAGATGTTGGTGCTATTCAAAATATTCACCAAAATATCTTAGAAGAACGTGCAAAAGGAAAAGGTATTTTATTAATTTCATACGAGTTAGATGAAGTTTTATCTTTAGCAGATCGAATTGTTATTATTAACAATGGTCGTAATGTTTTAAATAAAAAAGCGTATGAAGTTGATCGTACAGAAATTGGTGTTTACATGTCTAAACACAATAACGAGCAAGGAGGTCAATAA
- the infC gene encoding translation initiation factor IF-3: MKKPSAEHYVNEAIPFKQVFLIGANGEKIGVTYTNDAIEQAKNLKMDLVLIQAEPKPIARILDYGKFKYDRKKKQKEVKEKQATVQNREVRLTPMIGENDLLTKSRKAREFLLKGDRIKVSLKLRGREIGRQDLGLATLDKFFKTLEDIAEITKEAKLVNDRFLDMNLQPNKQKIARYLKEKELSDKSKENVTKEGE; the protein is encoded by the coding sequence ATGAAAAAACCTAGTGCTGAGCACTATGTAAATGAAGCAATTCCTTTTAAACAAGTATTTTTAATTGGAGCTAACGGAGAAAAAATCGGTGTTACATACACAAATGATGCTATTGAACAAGCTAAAAACTTAAAAATGGATTTAGTTTTAATTCAAGCAGAACCAAAACCAATCGCGAGAATTTTAGATTATGGTAAATTCAAATACGACCGTAAGAAAAAACAAAAAGAAGTTAAGGAAAAACAAGCGACTGTTCAAAATCGTGAAGTTAGATTAACGCCAATGATTGGTGAAAATGACTTATTAACCAAAAGTCGTAAAGCACGTGAATTTTTACTCAAAGGTGACCGAATCAAGGTTTCACTTAAATTACGTGGACGTGAAATTGGTCGTCAAGATTTAGGTCTTGCAACACTTGATAAATTTTTCAAAACGTTAGAAGATATTGCTGAAATTACAAAGGAAGCAAAATTGGTAAATGACCGATTCCTTGATATGAATCTTCAACCGAACAAACAAAAAATTGCAAGATATCTAAAAGAAAAAGAACTTAGTGACAAAAGCAAAGAAAATGTTACTAAAGAAGGAGAATAA
- a CDS encoding ABC transporter permease, translating to MNFINQKLNSLRSYLMFEDKKNNRRRIYSSIWAVIIGLFLSSLFYFIKTYSANAEEASHLNINIFSFIKEMFKSGFDKNNRFDLLSYFLFFAFTGLAIAIAFKSGYFNIGSSGQMTLPAIVFFAIIISTKTPLSKVPTSYIVGMFFVFILLGFVVGAISGFLKAFFNVHEVISTIFLNWIICYLAQWLFTRGNSIFFEASDSSSQIDKFLDTIVGTQKIRIPKAIKFNFIYFGLALFAFLSVSFWLMYRYTTLGYKIKMIGLNRTNSQYVGVNQKLTTISVLGLSGALSGIAGFYYLIIYNGKISDEIANGPYPIAFEAIAIALLVLNSPIGISFSAILYSVIFTSKGDLQVLEGIAKVDKDFFPIITGLIIFAGALGLLFAKFKPLRFFTKYIYLATLKEYWSKFKTHKQKSFKSFILINQKRLQLFNFKHKNNSKLKQEAKPYHDIIDQKLLEISKTDSDLEKMKLYDEIYKVKQEINQIYNSYSDLRNEINIEIAKRTDNKVIYANFKEDLYTQFKQRIDQKFFNKNKEEVKNVNN from the coding sequence ATGAATTTTATTAATCAAAAGTTAAATTCTCTGCGTTCGTATTTAATGTTCGAAGATAAGAAAAATAATCGTAGACGGATTTATTCTTCAATTTGAGCAGTTATTATCGGATTATTTCTTTCATCATTATTTTATTTTATTAAAACCTACTCAGCAAATGCTGAAGAAGCTTCTCACCTGAATATTAATATTTTTTCGTTTATTAAGGAGATGTTTAAATCCGGTTTTGATAAAAACAATCGTTTTGATTTGCTTTCATATTTCTTATTTTTTGCTTTTACTGGTTTAGCAATTGCTATAGCTTTTAAATCTGGATATTTTAACATTGGTTCATCTGGACAAATGACTTTACCAGCAATTGTTTTCTTTGCAATTATAATTTCTACAAAAACTCCACTTTCAAAAGTTCCAACATCATATATAGTTGGTATGTTCTTTGTCTTTATTCTTTTAGGATTTGTTGTTGGTGCAATTTCTGGATTTCTAAAAGCATTCTTTAATGTGCATGAAGTTATTTCGACAATCTTTTTAAATTGAATTATTTGTTATTTAGCACAATGATTATTCACCAGAGGTAATTCAATTTTCTTTGAAGCATCAGATTCATCTAGTCAAATCGATAAGTTTTTAGATACAATAGTTGGTACACAAAAAATTAGAATTCCAAAAGCGATTAAATTTAATTTTATTTATTTTGGATTAGCACTTTTTGCATTTCTATCAGTTTCATTTTGATTAATGTATCGTTATACTACACTTGGTTATAAAATTAAGATGATTGGATTAAATCGTACTAACTCGCAATATGTTGGTGTTAATCAAAAATTAACGACAATTTCGGTTTTAGGTCTCTCTGGAGCTCTTAGTGGAATAGCGGGATTTTATTATTTAATAATTTATAATGGAAAAATAAGTGATGAAATTGCAAATGGTCCCTATCCTATTGCTTTTGAAGCAATTGCTATTGCTCTTTTAGTACTTAATTCACCAATTGGAATCAGTTTTAGTGCAATTCTTTATTCTGTAATTTTTACTTCAAAAGGTGACTTACAAGTATTAGAAGGTATTGCGAAAGTTGATAAAGATTTCTTCCCTATTATTACAGGTTTAATTATTTTCGCTGGTGCTCTCGGTTTACTTTTTGCTAAGTTCAAACCATTGAGATTTTTCACTAAATATATCTATTTAGCAACGCTAAAAGAATATTGATCTAAATTTAAAACACATAAACAAAAATCATTTAAGTCATTTATTTTGATTAATCAAAAACGACTACAATTGTTTAACTTTAAACATAAAAATAATTCAAAATTAAAACAAGAAGCTAAACCTTATCATGATATTATCGATCAAAAATTATTAGAAATTTCAAAAACAGATTCAGATTTAGAAAAAATGAAATTGTATGATGAAATCTATAAGGTTAAACAAGAAATTAATCAAATTTATAACTCTTATAGTGACTTAAGAAATGAAATTAATATCGAAATAGCAAAACGTACTGATAATAAAGTAATTTATGCTAACTTTAAAGAAGATTTATACACTCAATTCAAACAAAGAATTGATCAAAAATTCTTTAATAAAAATAAAGAGGAGGTAAAAAATGTCAATAATTAG
- a CDS encoding BMP family ABC transporter substrate-binding protein yields MKKHKLLLCLGAGSLLSVLPAISGACVVEKGKTPEKPVDKKPGTETTNPGTGTTTPGDDNKLTVPGYIKEDARVAVINKKELPAKETISDEIKKMKMALVTDEGNVDDKSFNQSAWESLNLIYDQTEIIPTYVKPSGNYETAYKAVINKGNKIIVLPGFKHKSAIAEYITENLDDLIEKKVHIIGIDFDIAEDINYPYFYSLQYKMKEAGYVVGFATAKFLGEKYSNDEAKRLANSFGGGPFPGVTDFNEGFLKGLYAYAEENPKTKVKHTPDIKLDSGFAAGDTMTNAVTTAVATKASVILPVAGPATGEVLTELGKAGSNSTYVIGVDVDQSLAYKDNAGKFLTSITKGIAQSTYDIVTEILFPEVAGTNFLKSKDANTKFAHSGSLKENWVGYVLSKITDEADRAKMDEALKAARMKFDALSDEDIEFINSGKALKSDNAPEEQIPVRLNKIINEIAKLS; encoded by the coding sequence ATGAAAAAACACAAATTACTTCTATGCCTTGGAGCTGGATCACTTCTTTCAGTTTTACCAGCAATTTCAGGAGCATGTGTTGTCGAAAAAGGAAAAACACCAGAAAAACCAGTAGATAAAAAACCTGGTACTGAGACAACAAACCCTGGTACTGGGACAACAACCCCTGGGGACGATAACAAATTAACAGTTCCTGGTTATATTAAGGAAGATGCACGTGTTGCTGTAATTAATAAAAAAGAATTACCTGCAAAAGAAACTATTTCTGATGAAATTAAAAAAATGAAAATGGCTCTTGTAACAGATGAAGGGAATGTTGACGATAAATCATTTAACCAATCTGCTTGAGAATCATTAAACTTAATTTACGATCAAACTGAAATTATTCCTACTTATGTTAAACCAAGTGGTAATTATGAAACTGCATATAAAGCAGTTATTAATAAAGGTAATAAAATAATTGTTTTACCTGGATTTAAACACAAATCAGCAATTGCAGAATATATTACTGAAAACTTAGATGATTTAATTGAAAAGAAAGTACACATTATTGGTATTGACTTTGATATCGCAGAAGATATTAATTATCCTTACTTCTACAGCTTACAATACAAAATGAAAGAAGCTGGATATGTTGTTGGTTTTGCAACTGCAAAATTCTTAGGTGAAAAATATTCAAACGATGAAGCTAAAAGATTAGCAAATTCATTTGGTGGTGGACCTTTCCCAGGTGTTACAGACTTCAATGAAGGGTTCTTAAAAGGACTTTATGCTTATGCTGAGGAAAATCCTAAAACTAAAGTTAAACATACTCCAGATATTAAATTAGATTCTGGTTTCGCAGCAGGTGATACAATGACCAATGCCGTAACAACTGCTGTAGCTACAAAAGCTTCAGTTATTTTACCTGTTGCTGGACCTGCTACAGGTGAAGTGTTAACAGAATTAGGAAAAGCTGGTTCTAATTCTACATATGTAATCGGTGTTGATGTGGACCAAAGTCTAGCCTACAAAGATAATGCTGGAAAATTCTTAACATCAATTACTAAAGGAATAGCTCAATCTACATACGACATTGTTACAGAAATTTTATTCCCTGAAGTGGCTGGAACTAATTTCTTAAAATCAAAAGATGCTAATACTAAGTTTGCTCACTCAGGTTCTTTAAAAGAAAACTGAGTTGGATATGTTCTATCTAAAATCACAGATGAAGCAGATCGTGCAAAAATGGATGAAGCATTGAAAGCTGCAAGAATGAAATTTGATGCTTTATCTGATGAAGATATTGAATTCATTAACTCTGGAAAAGCTTTAAAATCTGATAATGCACCAGAAGAACAAATTCCTGTAAGATTGAATAAAATTATTAACGAAATTGCTAAATTAAGTTAG